A section of the Saccopteryx leptura isolate mSacLep1 chromosome 4, mSacLep1_pri_phased_curated, whole genome shotgun sequence genome encodes:
- the ARMC7 gene encoding armadillo repeat-containing protein 7 isoform X7 has product MTQKPKVDHHVGRLGYLQALVTEFQETESQDAKEQVLANLANFAYDPSNYQYLRQLQVLDLFLDSLSEENETLVEFAIA; this is encoded by the exons ATGACCCAGAAGCCGAAAGTAGACCACCACGTCGGTCGTCTGGGATACCTGCAGGCGCTGGTCACGGAATTCCAAGAGACGGAGAGCCAAG ACGCCAAGGAGCAAGTCCTAGCCAACCTCGCCAACTTCGCCTATGACCCCAGCAACTACCAGTATCTGCGACAGCTTCAGGTCCTGGATTTATTCCTCGATTCGCTGTCGGAGGAGAATGAGACCCTGGTGGAGTTTGCGATTG cctga
- the ARMC7 gene encoding armadillo repeat-containing protein 7 isoform X6: MTQKPKVDHHVGRLGYLQALVTEFQETESQDAKEQVLANLANFAYDPSNYQYLRQLQVLDLFLDSLSEENETLVEFAIAYQLYN, from the exons ATGACCCAGAAGCCGAAAGTAGACCACCACGTCGGTCGTCTGGGATACCTGCAGGCGCTGGTCACGGAATTCCAAGAGACGGAGAGCCAAG ACGCCAAGGAGCAAGTCCTAGCCAACCTCGCCAACTTCGCCTATGACCCCAGCAACTACCAGTATCTGCGACAGCTTCAGGTCCTGGATTTATTCCTCGATTCGCTGTCGGAGGAGAATGAGACCCTGGTGGAGTTTGCGATTG
- the ARMC7 gene encoding armadillo repeat-containing protein 7 isoform X5, protein MTQKPKVDHHVGRLGYLQALVTEFQETESQDAKEQVLANLANFAYDPSNYQYLRQLQVLDLFLDSLSEENETLVEFAIAKAPLE, encoded by the exons ATGACCCAGAAGCCGAAAGTAGACCACCACGTCGGTCGTCTGGGATACCTGCAGGCGCTGGTCACGGAATTCCAAGAGACGGAGAGCCAAG ACGCCAAGGAGCAAGTCCTAGCCAACCTCGCCAACTTCGCCTATGACCCCAGCAACTACCAGTATCTGCGACAGCTTCAGGTCCTGGATTTATTCCTCGATTCGCTGTCGGAGGAGAATGAGACCCTGGTGGAGTTTGCGATTG
- the ARMC7 gene encoding armadillo repeat-containing protein 7 isoform X8 — MTQKPKVDHHVGRLGYLQALVTEFQETESQDAKEQVLANLANFAYDPSNYQYLRQLQVLDLFLDSLSEENETLVEFAIV; from the exons ATGACCCAGAAGCCGAAAGTAGACCACCACGTCGGTCGTCTGGGATACCTGCAGGCGCTGGTCACGGAATTCCAAGAGACGGAGAGCCAAG ACGCCAAGGAGCAAGTCCTAGCCAACCTCGCCAACTTCGCCTATGACCCCAGCAACTACCAGTATCTGCGACAGCTTCAGGTCCTGGATTTATTCCTCGATTCGCTGTCGGAGGAGAATGAGACCCTGGTGGAGTTTGCGATTG